In Papaver somniferum cultivar HN1 chromosome 1, ASM357369v1, whole genome shotgun sequence, a genomic segment contains:
- the LOC113312714 gene encoding pentatricopeptide repeat-containing protein At1g30610, chloroplastic-like: MELMLMNSVTMCSISNNFVERIDFYGQNTYSNHGFFSIPKKKPMFEICLTEKMNVFSVRRRKQPNFRTLNALPKGGEKILQKEFKFQPTFDEYLKAMESVKTCRENSPFKDSNKSMKVSKLGKLSSKSDSEDDDNLDEEVKNAELVEGSFKTGEENLSRGFTEGGNRSYKRESKDGSLEKDGAGSVWRSVQRKLKYGEKLKVGRGLGENGGTRSLERISGRWIKDQGSMVDSGFSKDAVYTRKGGDYAKNGVVKSFRRNEDDWDEDCGQSDGKVDFRKKRMVQDEVRVNDRDSDTVGTTDYSPFRKSMAENDRGYRRNVDLGPSDVKKSFREDEDDWEEEFGQSMGKVDFRMKRMVRDEFQVNGQSSDVVGATDYSPFRNSRTEKDKVYRRNVDMDPSERTTNRTWTRSKELYGSNAERGVSEIMHDRGVRKNEYFPVSNYDRKMDETKMSRSVYRREPDESQSPALLEQHGPRSRSSSSGNWKSIREKLIKYEDDESDVEMERSAFKSFEEFTDVKGMPRVSRQEMEERIQNLAKWLNGADINLPEWMFSKMMRSAKIRFTDHSLLKVIQVLGRFGNWRRVLQVIEWFQSRERFKSHKPKYIYTAALDVLGKSKRPVEALNIFHEMRQQRSTYPDLAAYHCIAVTLGQAGQMKELLDVIDCMRSPPQKKCKLGEFDEWDPRLEPDLVVYDAVLNACVRNKQWEGAFWVLQQLKEQSLQPSSTTYGLVMEVMLACEKYNLVHEFFRKVDKTSMLKSSNYKILVNTLWKEGKTDEAVAAVKDMESRGIVGTASLYYDLARCLCSAGRCEEALMQIEKLCKVANKPLFVTYTGLIQACLDSGSVQNGSYIFDQMHKFCSPNVVTYNIMLKGYLDHGLFEKAKDLFQQMLDDSKQITSIADYKSRVVPDNYTFNTMLDACVAEKKWDDFTFVYQQMLHHGCHFNTKRHIKKLLEACRAGKGELLETTWKHLIQANRIPPTPIIKERFCMKLEKNDISGAISCITSTSHQTTDELYAFSEKVWLYLFQNNSNRFQKETIIGLIHELNNIIAGSDRSNPILENLIHSCKEFVMDRTPEADPVPNEAN; encoded by the exons ATGGAGTTAATGTTGATGAACTCAGTCACAATGTGTAGTATCTCTAATAATTTTGTTGAAAGGATTGATTTTTATGGTCAGAATACTTATTCCAACCATGGGTTCTTTTCAATTCCTAAGAAAAAACCCATGTTTGAGATTTGTTTAACCGAAAAGATGAATGTTTTTTCtgtgagaagaagaaaacaacctAATTTCAGAACCCTAAATGCTTTGCCAAAAGGGGGTGAGAAGATACTTCAGAAAGAATTCAAATTTCAACCTACATTTGATGAGTATTTGAAAGCTATGGAGTCTGTTAAGACTTGTAGAGAGAATAGTCCTTTTAAAGATTCTAATAAGAGTATGAAAGTTTCAAAATTGGGGAAGCTTTCTTCAAAATCGGATTCCGAAGATGATGATAATTTAGATGAGGAGGTGAAAAATGCTGAATTGGTTGAGGGAAGTTTCAAGACTGGTGAAGAAAATTTGAGTAGAGGGTTTACAGAAGGAGGTAATAGAAGTTATAAGAGGGAAAGCAAGGATGGGAGCTTGGAGAAGGATGGTGCTGGAAGTGTGTGGAGATCGGTTCAGCGTAAATTGAAGTATGGAGAGAAATTGAAGGTTGGAAGGGGGTTGGGAGAGAATGGGGGTACCCGGAGTTTGGAGAGAATTAGTGGGAGATGGATTAAAGATCAGGGAAGTATGGTAGATTCTGGTTTTAGTAAGGATGCTGTTTATACCAGAAAAGGTGGTGATTACGCAAAAAATGGTGTTGTGAAAAGCTTTAGACGGAATGAGGATGATTGGGATGAAGATTGTGGGCAGAGTGATGGCAAAGTTGATTTTCGGAAGAAACGAATGGTTCAAGATGAGGTTCGGGTAAATGATAGGGATAGTGATACTGTTGGGACAACTGATTATTCTCCTTTTAGAAAGAGTATGGCAGAGAATGATAGAGGTTATAGGCGGAATGTAGATTTGGGCCCGAGTGATGTTAAGAAAAGCTTCAGAGAGGATGAGGATGATTGGGAAGAAGAATTTGGTCAGAGTATGGGCAAAGTGGATTTTCGGATGAAACGAATGGTTCGAGATGAGTTTCAGGTGAATGGTCAGTCTAGTGATGTGGTTGGGGCAACTGATTATTCTCCATTCAGAAATAGCAGGACAGAAAAAGATAAAGTTTATAGGCGGAATGTAGATATGGATCCAAGTGAGCGTACAACTAATCGAACTTGGACTCGTAGTAAGGAATTATATGGAAGCAATGCTGAAAGGGGAGTGAGTGAGATTATGCATGATAGGGGAGTGCGAAAAAATGAGTACTTTCCTGTGAGTAATTATGACAGAAAGATGGATGAGACAAAGATGTCTAGAAGTGTTTATAGGAGAGAGCCCGATGAAAGTCAAAGTCCTGCATTGTTAGAGCAACATGGTCCTAGAAGCAGAAGTAGCTCATCAGGGAATTGGAAGTCCATAAGGGAAAAGCTCATAAAGTATGAGGATGATGAGAGTGATGTGGAGATGGAAAGATCTGCCTTCAAGTCGTTCGAGGAATTCACTGATGTTAAAGGAATGCCCCGAGTCTCACGGCAGGAAATGGAGGAGAGAATCCAAAATTTAGCAAAGTG GCTGAATGGTGCAGACATCAATTTGCCTGAGTGGATGTTTTCCAAGATGATGCGGAGTGcaaaaatcaggttcacagatcaTTCTCTTTTGAAGGTTATTCAGGTGTTGGGTAGATTTGGAAACTGGCGGCGGGTGCTACAAGTCATCGAGTGGTTTCAATCGCGTGAGCGTTTCAAGTCCCACAAACCTAA GTATATTTACACTGCTGCACTTGATGTACTTGGCAAGTCAAAGAGACCTGTCGAGGCACTTAATATATTCCATGAAATGCGG CAACAACGATCTACATATCCCGACCTTGCAGCTTATCATTGTATCGCTGTCACACTTGGACAAGCAGGACAAATGAAAGAACTGTTAGATGTCATCGATTGTATGCGATCTCCTCCTCAAAAGAAGTGCAAACTTGGGGAGTTTGATGAGTGGGATCCACGGTTGGAACCAGATCTTGTTGTCTATGATGCT GTGTTAAATGCTTGTGTGCGAAATAAACAATGGGAAGGAGCATTTTGGGTATTGCAACAGTTAAAAGAACAAAGCCTCCAGCCTTCTAGCACGACATATGGCCTTGTGATGGAG GTTATGCTTGCTTGTGAAAAGTACAACTTGGTCCACGAGTTTTTCAGAAAAGTGGATAAAACATCTATGCTGAAATCGTCCAATTACAAAA TTCTTGTAAATACTCTTTGGAAAGAAGGTAAAACGGATGAGGCTGTGGCTGCAGTTAAAGATATGGAAAGCCGAGGAATCGTGGGTACTGCTAGTCTTTACTATGATCTTGCGCGTTGTCTCTGTAGTGCaggaagatgtgaagaagcactCATGCAG ATCGAGAAGTTATGTAAGGTTGCAAACAAACCTCTGTTTGTGACTTATACTGGGCTGATTCAGGCTTGTCTGGACTCTGGAAGTGTTCAAAATGGTTCATACATCTTTGACCAAATGCACAAATTTTGTTCCCCGAATGTTGTGACGTATAACATTATGCTGAAAGGTTACCTGGATCATGGGTTGTTCGAAAAAGCAAAAGATTTGTTTCAGCAGATGTTGGATGATAGCAAGCAAATTACCAGCATAGCTGATTATAAAAGCAGGGTTGTTCCTGACAACTACACGTTTAACACAATGTTAGATGCCTGTGTTGCAGAGAAGAAATGGGATGATTTTACTTTTGTATATCAGCAGATGTTGCATCATGGGTGCCACTTCAACACAAAGCGTCATATAAAAAAGCTCTTGGAGGCTTGTCGAGCTGGAAAG GGCGAATTATTGGAGACTACTTGGAAACACcttattcaagcaaatagaattCCACCTACTCCCATCATCAAGGAGAGATTTTGTATGAAGTTGGAGAAAAATGACATTTCCGGTGCCATTTCCTGCATAACCAGTACAAGTCACCAGACAACGGATGAACTTTATGCTTTCTCTGAGAAGGTTTGGTTGTATTTATTCCAAAACAATTCAAATAGATTTCAAAAGGAAACTATTATTGGTTTGATTCATGAACTGAACAACATTATTGCTGGAAGTGATCGGTCAAACCCAATACTTGAAAACCTGATACATTCATGTAAAGAATTTGTTATGGACCGTACGCCAGAGGCTGATCCGGTACCAAATGAAGCAAATTGA
- the LOC113312717 gene encoding probable UDP-arabinose 4-epimerase 2: protein MNGLTRPRPRSFSGMDYPETKKKRNFAGKILLAAMLTVLCIYILKNSSSFTTPTPFSRHEPGVTHVLVTGGAGFIGSHAALRLLKDSYRVTIVDNLSRGNFGAVKVLQEQFPEPGRLQFIYADLGDPKAVNKIFRENAFDAVMHFAAVAYVGESTLEPLRYYHNITSNTLVVLEAMAAHGVKTLIYSSTCATYGEPLKMPITEDTPQIPINPYGKAKKMAEDIILDFSKNSDMAVMILRYFNVIGSDPEGRLGEAPRPELREHGRISGACFDAALGVIPGLKVKGTDYSTADGTCIRDYIDVTDLVDAHVKALAKAQPSKVGIYNVGTGKGRSVKEFVEACKKATGVEIKVDFLERRPGDYAEVYSDPSKINRELNWTAQYTNLQESLQTAWKWQKSHQNGYRRSMSLALTY from the exons ATGAATGGTTTAACCAGACCTAGACCTCGGTCATTCTCAG GCATGGATTACCCAGAAACGAAAAAGAAGAGAAACTTTGCTGGAAAGATTTTGTTGGCGGCCATGTTAACTGTTctgtgtatatatattctgaagaACTCGTCTAGTTTTACTACCCCAACTCCG TTCTCTCGCCATGAACCAGGGGTAACTCATGTTCTGGTAACAGGAGGAGCTGGCTTTATTGGTTCACATGCTGCTCTCCGACTTCTAAAGGACTCATATCGTGTTACAATAGTG GATAATCTCTCTCGGGGAAACTTTGGTGCTGTTAAGGTTCTCCAGGAGCAATTCCCGGAACCTGGAAGGCTGCAGTTCATATACGCTGACTTGGGTGATCCTAAAGCT GTTAATAAAATTTTCCGGGAAAATGCATTCGATGCTGTGATGCATTTTGCGGCTGTCGCATATGTTGGAGAAAGCACACTTGAACCTCTTAG GTATTATCATAACATAACATCAAACACCCTAGTAGTACTGGAGGCAATGGCAGCACATGGAGTGAAGACGTTAATTTATTCGAGTACATGTGCAACGTACGGTGAGCCACTGAAAATGCCTATTACCGAAGATACTCCTCAG ATTCCAATTAATCCTTATGGTAAAGCCAAGAAGATGGCAGAAGATATCATACTAGATTTCTCAAAGAACTCAGACATGGCTGTGATGATTTTAAG ATATTTCAATGTGATTGGATCTGATCCGGAAGGACGGTTGGGGGAAGCTCCCAGACCTGAATTACGGGAACATGGTCGGATTTCAGGGGCTTGTTTTGATGCAGCCTTGGGAGTCATTCCTGGTCTGAAG GTTAAAGGAACGGATTATAGCACAGCTGATGGAACCTGTATAAGGGACTACATCGATGTTACTGATCTAGTTGATGCTCACGTGAAGGCACTTGCGAAGGCACAACCAAGTAAAGTTGGCATTTATAATGTTGGCACAGGAAAAG GTAGATCCGTAAAGGAATTTGTGGAGGCATGTAAGAAGGCAACTGGAGTAGAAATCAAGGTTGATTTTCTTGAACGTCGTCCTGGTGATTATGCCGAAGTTTACAGTGATCCATCGAAGATTAACCGTGAACTAAACTGGACTGCTCAGTACACAAATCTTCAAGAGAGTTTACAAACTGCATGGAAATGGCAGAAATCACATCAAAATGGTTACAGAAGATCAATGTCCCTGGCCTTAACTTACTGA